A portion of the Streptomyces sp. NBC_01335 genome contains these proteins:
- a CDS encoding NUDIX hydrolase translates to MPAEIRTVARVVLLDPQDRILLMHGFEPEDPGTTWWFTPGGGLEGDESHEEAARRELVEETGITDVELGPVLWKRRCSFPFDGRRWEQDEWYFLARTERTATDLGGLTDLERRSITGLRWWTSAELRATRETVYPTKLAELLRRLLDEGSPSVPLILAPEIA, encoded by the coding sequence GTGCCCGCTGAGATCCGGACGGTCGCGCGGGTCGTACTCCTCGACCCGCAGGACCGGATTCTGCTGATGCACGGCTTCGAGCCCGAAGACCCCGGCACCACCTGGTGGTTCACGCCCGGCGGCGGGCTGGAGGGTGACGAGAGCCACGAAGAGGCCGCCCGCCGCGAGCTCGTCGAGGAGACCGGCATCACGGATGTCGAACTCGGCCCGGTGCTCTGGAAGCGGAGATGTTCCTTCCCGTTCGACGGGCGCCGCTGGGAACAGGACGAGTGGTACTTTCTCGCGCGAACGGAACGGACCGCCACCGACCTCGGGGGCCTGACCGACCTGGAGCGTCGCAGTATCACGGGTCTCAGGTGGTGGACTTCCGCCGAACTGCGCGCGACCCGTGAGACGGTGTACCCGACCAAGCTCGCCGAGCTGCTGCGCAGGCTGCTCGACGAGGGTTCTCCGAGTGTTCCGCTGATTCTCGCCCCCGAAATCGCCTGA
- a CDS encoding DUF2469 domain-containing protein codes for MSAEDLEKYETEMELKLYREYRDVVGLFKFVIETERRFYLTNDYEMQVHSVQGEVFFEVSMADAWVWDMYRPARFVKQVRVLTFKDVNIEELNKSDLELPGG; via the coding sequence ATGAGCGCCGAGGACCTCGAAAAGTACGAGACCGAGATGGAGCTGAAGCTCTACCGGGAGTACCGCGACGTCGTCGGTCTGTTCAAATTCGTGATCGAGACCGAACGTCGCTTCTACCTCACCAACGACTACGAGATGCAGGTGCACTCGGTCCAGGGGGAAGTGTTCTTCGAGGTGTCCATGGCGGATGCCTGGGTCTGGGACATGTACCGGCCGGCGAGATTCGTCAAGCAGGTGCGTGTGCTGACCTTCAAGGACGTGAACATCGAGGAGCTCAACAAGAGCGACCTCGAACTCCCGGGCGGCTGA
- a CDS encoding YraN family protein has product MKNARGALGRYGEELAARLLTDAGMAVVARNWRCRAGEIDIVARDGDALVVCEVKTRRSTAYQHPMAAVTPAKADRLRRLAELWLDAHGGPPSGGVRIDLVGVIVPRRGGPVAEHARGVA; this is encoded by the coding sequence ATGAAGAACGCACGAGGGGCACTCGGGCGGTACGGCGAGGAGTTGGCGGCGCGGCTGCTGACCGACGCGGGAATGGCCGTGGTGGCGCGCAATTGGCGCTGCCGGGCCGGAGAGATCGACATCGTCGCGAGAGACGGGGACGCACTCGTCGTCTGCGAGGTGAAGACCCGCAGATCGACGGCGTACCAGCACCCGATGGCGGCCGTCACCCCGGCCAAGGCGGACCGGCTGAGGCGGCTCGCCGAGCTGTGGCTCGACGCGCACGGCGGGCCGCCGAGCGGCGGTGTCCGCATCGACCTCGTCGGGGTCATCGTGCCCCGGCGCGGCGGCCCGGTCGCCGAGCACGCCCGGGGGGTGGCCTGA
- a CDS encoding YifB family Mg chelatase-like AAA ATPase, with the protein MGFARACSVALVGVEGVVVEVQADLEPGVAAFTLVGLPDKSLVESKDRVRAAMVNSGAEWPQKKLTVGLSPASVPKSGSGFDLAVACAVLGAAERIDPSAIADVVMIGELGLDGRVRPVRGVLPAVLAAAEAGYDHVVVPEQTAGEAALVPGVSVLGVRSLRQLIAILSDEPVPDEPADQESRPDALLAGLMVPGSGFGAGLSPAGGQGGAYRKDLRDVAGQSRARRALEIAAAGGHHLLLSGPPGAGKTMLAERLPGILPPLTRREALEVTAVHSVAGILPPGEPLVSAAPYCAPHHSATMQSLIGGGNGLPRPGAVSLAHRGVLFMDEAPEFSAKALDALRQPLESGHVVVARAAGVVRLPARFLMALAANPCPCGRHSLGGAGCECPPAVVRRYQARLSGPLLDRVDLRVEVEPVTRADLVEGGGRGESTEVVAARVRQARARAVARLAGTPWTTNSEVPGHELRTRLLAAPGALTAAERDMERGALTARGLDRVLRVAWTVADLRGVDRPDASDVAVALELRTGVQRGVPMKTRAS; encoded by the coding sequence ATGGGCTTCGCGCGAGCCTGTTCCGTCGCCCTGGTTGGCGTGGAGGGCGTGGTGGTGGAGGTCCAGGCGGACCTGGAACCGGGAGTGGCGGCCTTCACCTTGGTCGGACTGCCGGACAAGAGCCTGGTCGAGAGCAAGGACCGGGTCAGGGCGGCTATGGTCAACTCCGGTGCCGAGTGGCCGCAGAAGAAGCTCACGGTCGGCCTCTCCCCGGCCTCCGTACCGAAATCCGGATCGGGGTTCGACCTCGCCGTCGCGTGCGCCGTGCTCGGCGCCGCCGAGCGGATCGATCCGTCGGCGATCGCCGACGTCGTCATGATCGGCGAGCTGGGCCTGGACGGACGGGTGCGCCCCGTGCGCGGGGTGCTGCCCGCCGTCCTCGCCGCCGCCGAAGCGGGGTACGACCACGTCGTCGTCCCCGAGCAGACCGCCGGGGAGGCGGCGCTGGTCCCGGGCGTCTCGGTCCTGGGCGTACGGAGCCTGCGCCAGCTGATCGCGATCCTGAGCGACGAACCCGTCCCCGACGAACCGGCGGACCAGGAGAGCCGCCCCGACGCCCTGCTCGCCGGGCTGATGGTGCCCGGCTCCGGGTTCGGCGCGGGGCTCTCCCCGGCCGGAGGCCAGGGTGGTGCGTACCGCAAGGACCTGCGCGACGTCGCCGGGCAGAGCAGAGCGCGCAGGGCCCTGGAGATCGCCGCCGCGGGCGGACACCATCTGCTGCTCTCCGGCCCGCCGGGCGCGGGCAAGACGATGCTGGCCGAGCGGCTGCCGGGCATCCTGCCACCACTGACCCGGCGGGAGGCCCTGGAGGTGACGGCGGTGCACTCGGTCGCCGGTATCCTCCCGCCCGGCGAGCCGCTGGTGAGTGCCGCGCCGTACTGCGCCCCGCACCATTCGGCCACCATGCAGTCGCTCATCGGCGGCGGCAACGGACTGCCGAGACCCGGCGCCGTCTCCCTGGCACATCGCGGGGTCCTGTTCATGGACGAGGCCCCCGAGTTCTCGGCCAAGGCCCTGGACGCCCTGCGCCAGCCGCTGGAGTCCGGACACGTCGTCGTGGCCCGGGCGGCGGGCGTGGTCAGACTTCCGGCGCGCTTCCTGATGGCGCTGGCGGCCAACCCGTGCCCCTGCGGCCGGCACAGCCTGGGCGGGGCCGGATGCGAGTGCCCGCCCGCGGTGGTCCGCCGCTACCAGGCCCGGTTGTCCGGTCCGCTGCTGGACCGGGTGGACCTGCGCGTCGAGGTGGAGCCGGTCACCCGCGCGGACCTGGTGGAAGGCGGCGGCCGGGGCGAGTCGACCGAGGTCGTGGCCGCCCGTGTGCGCCAGGCTCGTGCGCGCGCCGTCGCGCGGCTGGCCGGCACCCCGTGGACCACCAACAGCGAGGTGCCGGGCCACGAGCTGCGGACCCGGTTGCTCGCCGCCCCCGGGGCGCTGACGGCCGCCGAACGGGACATGGAGCGGGGCGCTCTGACGGCACGCGGGCTGGACCGGGTGCTGCGGGTGGCCTGGACCGTCGCGGACCTGCGGGGCGTGGACCGCCCGGACGCCTCGGACGTGGCCGTCGCCCTGGAGTTGCGCACCGGCGTCCAGCGCGGCGTGCCGATGAAGACGAGGGCGTCGTGA
- the dprA gene encoding DNA-processing protein DprA translates to MVEPGDERAGRWLRAHGPVEVLRRLTAYDGSPQTLPGMTAARLAGYRMRAAAAEPERDLEAMARAGGRFVVPGDPEWPGQLDDLGDARPVGLWIRGGPDLRLWALRSVAVVGARACTPYGAHMAATLGAGLAERGWVVVSGAAFGVDGAAHRGALAAQGATVAVLACGVDVPYPRGHAELIGRIAREGLLVGELPPGTHPTRSRFVLRNRVIAALTRGTVVVEAEYRSGSLVTARGAQRLGRFTMGVPGPATSGLSAGVHELLRGEGVLVTDAAEVAELVGDIGDLAPLRRGPVLPRDLLCPVAAAVLEALPREGTARVRDVARSAGTSADETLARLYELHSLGFVEREGDTWRPASGPRPNDDARRGGT, encoded by the coding sequence ATCGTCGAACCCGGGGACGAGCGGGCGGGCCGGTGGCTGCGCGCGCACGGGCCCGTCGAGGTACTGCGACGCCTGACCGCGTACGACGGGTCGCCCCAGACGCTGCCCGGGATGACGGCGGCCCGGCTCGCCGGTTACCGCATGCGGGCCGCCGCGGCGGAGCCGGAGCGGGACTTGGAGGCCATGGCCCGGGCGGGAGGGCGGTTCGTCGTCCCGGGCGACCCGGAATGGCCCGGGCAACTGGACGACCTCGGCGACGCCCGCCCGGTGGGACTCTGGATCCGGGGTGGCCCGGACCTGCGGCTCTGGGCGCTGCGTTCGGTCGCGGTGGTCGGCGCGCGGGCCTGTACCCCGTACGGCGCCCACATGGCGGCGACGCTCGGCGCGGGGCTCGCGGAGCGGGGCTGGGTGGTGGTCTCGGGAGCCGCCTTCGGCGTGGACGGCGCGGCGCACCGGGGAGCGCTTGCCGCCCAAGGCGCGACGGTCGCGGTCCTGGCGTGCGGGGTGGACGTCCCCTACCCGCGCGGCCACGCGGAGCTGATCGGCCGGATCGCGCGGGAGGGCCTGCTGGTGGGGGAGCTGCCACCGGGCACCCACCCCACCCGCAGCAGGTTCGTCCTCCGCAACAGGGTGATCGCCGCGCTGACCAGGGGCACGGTCGTGGTCGAGGCCGAATACCGCAGCGGCTCCCTGGTGACCGCCCGGGGCGCCCAGCGGCTCGGCCGCTTCACCATGGGCGTACCGGGGCCGGCGACCAGCGGGCTGTCGGCCGGTGTCCACGAACTGCTGCGCGGCGAGGGGGTGCTGGTCACCGACGCGGCCGAAGTGGCCGAACTGGTCGGTGACATCGGCGACCTCGCCCCGCTCCGGCGCGGGCCCGTGCTCCCGCGGGACCTGCTCTGCCCGGTCGCCGCCGCGGTCCTGGAAGCGCTGCCCCGTGAAGGGACCGCGCGGGTGCGCGACGTCGCCCGGTCCGCCGGGACTTCGGCCGACGAGACGCTCGCGCGACTGTACGAACTGCACTCACTGGGGTTCGTCGAACGGGAAGGCGACACCTGGCGTCCGGCGTCCGGTCCGAGACCCAACGACGACGCCCGGCGAGGCGGTACTTGA
- the whiG gene encoding RNA polymerase sigma factor WhiG, which translates to MPQHTSGSDRAAVPPAARGTVRPSAPSSLEELWRTYKSTGDERLREQLILHYSPLVKYVAGRVSVGLPSNVEQADFVSSGVFGLIDAIEKFDIERAIKFETYAITRIRGAMIDELRALDWIPRSVRQKARNVERAYATLEAQLRRTPSESEVAAEMGIALEELHAVFSQLSLANVVALEELLHVGGEGGNRLSLMDTLEDTAADDPVEVAEGRELRRLLARAINTLPDREKTVVTLYYYEGLTLAEIGNVLGVTESRVSQIHTKSVLQLRAKLADAGR; encoded by the coding sequence ATGCCCCAGCACACCTCCGGGTCTGACCGCGCGGCAGTACCACCCGCTGCGCGTGGCACTGTGCGGCCCTCCGCCCCCTCCTCCCTCGAAGAGTTGTGGCGTACCTACAAGTCCACGGGAGACGAACGGCTGCGGGAACAACTGATCCTGCACTACTCACCGCTCGTCAAGTACGTCGCGGGCCGGGTCAGCGTGGGGCTCCCGTCCAACGTCGAGCAGGCGGACTTCGTGTCCTCGGGCGTCTTCGGGCTGATCGACGCCATCGAGAAGTTCGACATCGAGCGGGCCATCAAGTTCGAGACGTACGCGATCACACGCATCCGGGGCGCGATGATCGACGAACTCAGGGCGCTGGACTGGATTCCGCGATCCGTGCGCCAGAAGGCGCGGAACGTCGAGCGCGCGTACGCCACGCTCGAAGCCCAGCTGCGGCGTACCCCGTCGGAGTCCGAGGTCGCCGCCGAGATGGGGATCGCGCTGGAAGAACTGCACGCTGTTTTCAGCCAGTTGTCGCTGGCGAACGTGGTGGCCCTGGAGGAGTTGCTGCACGTCGGCGGAGAAGGCGGCAACCGGCTCAGTCTGATGGACACGCTGGAGGACACGGCCGCCGACGACCCGGTGGAGGTCGCCGAGGGCCGCGAGCTCAGACGCCTGCTCGCCCGCGCCATCAACACGCTCCCGGACCGGGAGAAGACCGTGGTCACGCTCTACTACTACGAGGGCCTCACCCTCGCCGAGATCGGCAACGTCCTCGGAGTCACCGAGAGCCGGGTCAGCCAGATCCACACCAAGTCGGTCCTCCAGCTGCGCGCGAAACTGGCCGACGCCGGCCGCTGA
- a CDS encoding TetR/AcrR family transcriptional regulator — protein MAEHRTMQRGALLDAARSLLSEGGTEALTFPALAERTGLARSSVYEYFRSRAAVVEELCAVDFPVWAAEVENAMARATTPEEKIEAYVRKQLELVGDRRHRAVVAISASELDAGAREKIRAAHGGLITMIVEALGDLGHTQPRLAAMLLQGSVDAAVRRIELVVAEEPGVIAETAVAMILRGVRG, from the coding sequence GTGGCCGAGCACCGGACCATGCAGCGCGGCGCCCTCCTGGACGCCGCGCGCTCCCTGCTTTCCGAGGGCGGGACGGAGGCGTTGACCTTCCCCGCGCTCGCCGAACGCACGGGTCTCGCCAGGTCTTCGGTGTACGAGTACTTCCGTTCCCGCGCCGCCGTCGTCGAGGAACTCTGCGCCGTCGACTTCCCCGTGTGGGCGGCCGAGGTCGAGAACGCCATGGCCCGGGCCACCACGCCCGAGGAGAAGATCGAGGCGTACGTCCGCAAGCAGCTCGAACTGGTCGGGGACCGGCGCCACCGCGCCGTGGTCGCCATCTCCGCCAGCGAGCTCGACGCGGGGGCCCGCGAGAAGATCAGGGCGGCGCACGGCGGGCTGATCACCATGATCGTCGAGGCCCTGGGCGACCTCGGGCACACCCAGCCCAGGCTCGCGGCGATGCTGCTCCAGGGCTCCGTCGACGCGGCGGTACGCCGGATCGAGCTGGTCGTGGCCGAGGAGCCGGGCGTGATCGCCGAGACCGCGGTCGCCATGATCCTGCGCGGCGTACGCGGCTGA
- the rpsB gene encoding 30S ribosomal protein S2, which translates to MAVVTMRELLESGVHFGHQTRRWNPKMKRFIFTERNGIYIIDLLQSLSYIDRAYEFVKETVAHGGSIMFVGTKKQAQEAIAEQATRVGMPYVNQRWLGGMLTNFSTVYKRLQRLKELELIDFEDVAASGLTKKELLVLSREKAKLEKTLGGIREMQKVPSAVWIVDTKKEHIAVGEARKLHIPVVAILDTNCDPDEVDYKIPGNDDAIRSVTLLTRVIADAVAEGLIARSGAATGDSKPGEKAAGEPLAEWERDLLEGDKKDDAEVQASAETEKAADAEPAEAAAETAEVAAETAEVEAAAETEQA; encoded by the coding sequence ATGGCCGTCGTCACGATGCGGGAGCTGCTGGAAAGCGGCGTCCACTTCGGTCACCAGACCCGTCGCTGGAACCCGAAGATGAAGCGCTTCATCTTCACCGAGCGCAACGGCATCTACATCATCGACCTGCTCCAGTCGCTGTCGTACATCGACCGCGCCTACGAGTTCGTCAAGGAGACCGTCGCGCACGGCGGCTCCATCATGTTCGTGGGTACCAAGAAGCAGGCCCAGGAGGCCATCGCCGAGCAGGCGACGCGCGTCGGCATGCCGTACGTCAACCAGCGTTGGCTCGGTGGCATGCTCACCAACTTCTCCACCGTCTACAAGCGCCTTCAGCGTCTGAAGGAGCTCGAGCTCATCGACTTCGAGGACGTGGCCGCCTCCGGCCTCACCAAGAAGGAGCTCCTGGTCCTCTCGCGCGAGAAGGCCAAGCTGGAGAAGACCCTCGGTGGTATCCGCGAGATGCAGAAGGTGCCCAGCGCCGTCTGGATCGTCGACACCAAGAAGGAGCACATCGCCGTCGGTGAGGCGCGCAAGCTCCACATCCCGGTCGTCGCGATCCTCGACACCAACTGCGACCCCGACGAGGTCGACTACAAGATCCCGGGCAACGACGACGCGATCCGCTCCGTCACCCTGCTCACCCGCGTGATCGCCGACGCCGTCGCCGAGGGCCTCATCGCCCGTTCCGGTGCCGCCACCGGTGACTCGAAGCCGGGCGAGAAGGCCGCCGGCGAGCCCCTCGCCGAGTGGGAGCGCGACCTGCTCGAGGGCGACAAGAAGGACGACGCCGAGGTCCAGGCCTCCGCCGAGACCGAGAAGGCCGCCGACGCCGAGCCGGCCGAGGCCGCCGCGGAGACCGCCGAGGTCGCCGCCGAGACCGCCGAGGTCGAGGCTGCCGCCGAGACCGAGCAGGCCTGA
- the tsf gene encoding translation elongation factor Ts, with the protein MANYTAADVKKLRELTGAGMMDCKKALDEADGSVDKAVEALRIKGQKGVAKREGRSAENGAVVSLISDDKTSGVLLELKCETDFVAKGEKFQAVANTLAAHVAATSPADLAALLASEIEAGKTVQAYVDEANANLGEKIVLDRFAQFTGGYVAAYMHRTMPDLPPQVGVLVELDKPNAEVAKDVAQHIAAFAPKYLSRDEVPAETVENERRVAEATSREEGKPEAALPKIVEGRVNGFFKDVVVVEQSFAKDSKKTVQKVLDEAGVSLKRFTRIKVGI; encoded by the coding sequence ATGGCGAACTACACCGCCGCTGACGTCAAGAAGCTCCGCGAGCTCACCGGCGCCGGCATGATGGACTGCAAGAAGGCGCTCGACGAGGCCGACGGCAGTGTCGACAAGGCCGTCGAGGCGCTCCGTATCAAGGGCCAGAAGGGCGTCGCCAAGCGCGAGGGCCGCTCTGCCGAGAACGGCGCGGTCGTCTCGCTCATCTCCGACGACAAGACCTCCGGCGTTCTGCTCGAGCTGAAGTGCGAGACCGACTTCGTCGCCAAGGGCGAGAAGTTCCAGGCCGTCGCCAACACGCTCGCCGCGCACGTCGCCGCGACCTCCCCGGCCGACCTGGCCGCGCTGCTCGCCTCCGAGATCGAGGCCGGCAAGACCGTCCAGGCGTACGTGGACGAGGCCAACGCCAACCTCGGCGAGAAGATCGTCCTGGACCGCTTCGCGCAGTTCACCGGCGGTTACGTGGCCGCGTACATGCACCGCACCATGCCCGACCTCCCGCCGCAGGTCGGCGTGCTCGTCGAGCTGGACAAGCCGAACGCCGAGGTCGCCAAGGACGTCGCGCAGCACATCGCCGCCTTCGCCCCGAAGTACCTCAGCCGCGACGAGGTCCCGGCCGAGACGGTCGAGAACGAGCGTCGTGTCGCCGAGGCCACCTCGCGCGAGGAGGGCAAGCCCGAGGCCGCCCTCCCGAAGATCGTCGAGGGTCGCGTCAACGGCTTCTTCAAGGACGTCGTCGTCGTGGAGCAGTCCTTCGCCAAGGACTCCAAGAAGACGGTTCAGAAGGTTCTCGACGAGGCCGGTGTCTCCCTGAAGCGCTTCACGCGCATCAAGGTCGGCATCTGA
- the pyrH gene encoding UMP kinase has translation MDKGADAKQVDHKRDEKVSGRFMLKLSGEAFAGGGGLGVDPDVVHAIAREIAAVVRDGAEIAVVIGGGNFFRGAELQQRGMDRARSDYMGMLGTVMNCLALQDFLEKEGIDSRVQTAITMGQVAEPYIPLRAVRHLEKGRVVIFGAGMGMPYFSTDTTAAQRALEIDAEALLMGKNGVDGVYDSDPKTNPGAVKFDALEYSEVLARDLKIADATAITLCRDNRLPILVFELTAAGNIARAVNGEKIGTLVSDESTRA, from the coding sequence ATGGACAAGGGCGCGGACGCCAAACAGGTTGACCACAAGCGCGACGAGAAGGTGTCGGGACGCTTCATGCTGAAGCTGTCCGGTGAAGCCTTCGCCGGTGGCGGCGGACTCGGAGTCGATCCCGACGTCGTGCACGCCATCGCCCGCGAGATCGCCGCAGTGGTGCGCGACGGTGCGGAGATCGCCGTCGTCATCGGCGGCGGCAACTTCTTCCGCGGCGCCGAGCTCCAGCAGCGCGGCATGGACCGGGCCCGGTCCGATTACATGGGCATGCTCGGCACCGTGATGAACTGCCTGGCACTCCAGGACTTCCTGGAGAAGGAGGGCATCGACTCGCGCGTACAGACCGCCATCACCATGGGCCAGGTCGCCGAGCCGTACATTCCCCTCCGTGCCGTGCGGCACCTGGAGAAGGGGCGCGTCGTGATCTTCGGCGCCGGCATGGGCATGCCGTACTTCTCCACCGACACCACCGCTGCCCAGCGGGCCCTGGAGATCGACGCCGAGGCGCTCCTGATGGGCAAGAACGGCGTCGACGGGGTCTACGACTCCGACCCGAAGACCAACCCCGGCGCGGTGAAGTTCGACGCGCTGGAGTACAGCGAGGTGCTCGCCCGCGATCTGAAGATCGCCGACGCCACCGCGATCACGCTCTGCCGCGACAACCGGCTCCCGATCCTGGTCTTCGAGCTGACCGCCGCGGGCAATATCGCCCGCGCCGTCAACGGTGAGAAGATCGGCACGCTCGTGAGTGACGAGAGCACCCGGGCCTGA
- the frr gene encoding ribosome recycling factor yields MIEEILLEAEEKMEKAVVVAKEDFAAIRTGRAHPAMFNKIVADYYGALTPINQLASFSVPEPRMAVVTPFDKTALRNIEQAIRDSDLGVNPSNDGNIIRVVFPELTQDRRKEYIKVAKTKAEDSKISIRSIRRKAKEALDKLVKDKESGEDEVRRAEKELDDTTAKYVTQVDELLKHKEAELLEV; encoded by the coding sequence GTGATCGAAGAAATCCTCCTCGAAGCCGAGGAGAAGATGGAGAAGGCCGTTGTCGTGGCGAAAGAGGACTTCGCCGCGATCCGGACCGGCCGCGCGCACCCGGCGATGTTCAACAAGATCGTCGCCGACTACTACGGTGCGCTGACCCCGATCAACCAGCTGGCCTCCTTCTCGGTTCCCGAGCCGCGGATGGCCGTGGTGACGCCGTTCGACAAGACCGCGCTGCGCAACATCGAGCAGGCGATCCGCGACTCCGACCTGGGCGTCAACCCCAGCAACGACGGCAATATCATCCGGGTGGTCTTCCCCGAGCTCACCCAGGACCGCCGCAAGGAGTACATCAAGGTCGCCAAGACCAAGGCCGAGGACTCCAAGATCTCGATCCGCTCCATCCGCCGCAAGGCGAAGGAGGCGCTCGACAAGCTCGTCAAGGACAAGGAGTCCGGCGAGGACGAGGTGCGCCGTGCGGAGAAGGAGCTCGACGACACCACCGCGAAGTACGTCACGCAGGTGGACGAGCTGCTGAAGCACAAGGAAGCCGAGCTGCTCGAAGTCTGA
- a CDS encoding phosphatidate cytidylyltransferase: protein MNDSSWGAPQGAGYWGTSEIGAAPAGPAHDAHGAQQTRPMPIVPDTPDAGRDDADDHDGRDGDATHISGPLFRDEVPQVPAPAPQAPAPATPPAPQKKRAGRDLRAAIGVGVGLGAVVIASLFVVKAVFVGVIAVAVVVGLWELTSRLAERKSIKAPLVPLAVGGAAMVVAGYEWGADGAWIAMALTSLAVLVWRMTEKPEGYLRDVTAGVFAAFYVPFLATFVALMLAADDGPWRVLTFLILTVVSDTGAYAVGWRFGKHKLAPRISPGKTREGLFGAIAFAMVGGALCMQFLIDDGSWWQGLLLGLAVAASATLGDLGESMIKRDLGIKDMGTLLPGHGGIMDRLDSLLPTAPVAWLLLVLFVGSG, encoded by the coding sequence ATGAACGACTCCTCCTGGGGCGCCCCGCAGGGAGCCGGCTACTGGGGCACGTCCGAGATCGGGGCCGCTCCGGCGGGTCCTGCCCACGATGCGCACGGCGCCCAGCAGACTCGGCCCATGCCCATCGTGCCGGACACTCCCGACGCAGGTAGAGACGACGCAGACGACCACGACGGCCGGGACGGGGACGCCACGCACATCAGTGGCCCCCTGTTCCGCGACGAGGTGCCGCAGGTGCCCGCGCCCGCCCCGCAGGCCCCCGCGCCCGCTACGCCCCCCGCACCGCAGAAGAAGCGGGCGGGGCGTGACCTGCGGGCCGCCATAGGGGTCGGCGTGGGTCTCGGCGCCGTCGTCATCGCCTCGCTGTTCGTCGTGAAGGCCGTCTTCGTCGGTGTCATCGCCGTCGCCGTCGTCGTCGGTCTCTGGGAACTCACCTCCCGGCTGGCCGAGCGGAAGTCGATCAAGGCCCCGCTCGTCCCGCTCGCGGTGGGCGGTGCCGCCATGGTCGTGGCCGGCTACGAGTGGGGGGCGGACGGCGCCTGGATCGCGATGGCGCTCACCTCGCTCGCCGTACTCGTCTGGCGGATGACCGAGAAGCCGGAGGGGTACCTGCGGGACGTCACCGCGGGTGTCTTCGCCGCGTTCTACGTACCGTTCCTGGCGACGTTCGTCGCGCTGATGCTGGCCGCGGACGACGGACCGTGGCGGGTGCTGACCTTCCTGATACTGACCGTGGTCAGCGACACCGGCGCGTACGCGGTCGGCTGGCGGTTCGGCAAGCACAAGCTCGCCCCGCGCATCAGCCCCGGCAAGACCCGCGAGGGTCTGTTCGGGGCCATCGCCTTCGCGATGGTGGGCGGCGCGCTGTGCATGCAGTTCCTGATCGACGACGGCTCCTGGTGGCAGGGTCTGCTGCTCGGACTCGCGGTCGCCGCCAGCGCCACCCTCGGCGACCTCGGCGAGTCCATGATCAAGCGCGATCTCGGCATCAAGGACATGGGCACGCTGCTGCCCGGTCACGGCGGGATCATGGACCGCCTCGACTCGCTGCTGCCGACCGCCCCGGTGGCCTGGCTGCTGCTGGTGCTGTTCGTCGGCAGCGGCTGA